The following proteins are encoded in a genomic region of Candidatus Diapherotrites archaeon:
- a CDS encoding DHH family phosphoesterase translates to MPLSSPEWIAKLPIKDQSNLDAALSFLQEISVEDRVAIIYDPDGDGISAAAVTVRALKKWRGKRPEYIHPFPFSRGYVADDLPEQLKKLGVTKLITLDKSVDQMGVPFLLRLGEACETLIIDHHRVVTPLQMQGVIIAKPDIIWETESSSFPTAMFAYTLFSHFMDVTDSDWIACIGIVSDAAYPRWKDFVDASLMRGNYPVMDVPFENAFGRLSGMIYATGALSSRQLPEVLDLLIEANSPKVMLDSGFMSLVAIMEEEMNFWLERLPNEMEYFPELELHIGKVKPRHNIKSILINKLSQKMPNQTILLLEEFKDKILISGRRQDFKVPINVLLETATRGLPEANGGGHVPAAGGIIRAEDEAIFMERVKAFLRAHAASAAQT, encoded by the coding sequence ATGCCTCTTTCTTCACCTGAATGGATTGCAAAACTACCTATCAAGGATCAATCCAACCTGGACGCGGCCCTTTCATTCCTTCAAGAGATTTCAGTCGAAGACCGGGTAGCGATTATTTATGACCCCGATGGGGATGGCATTTCCGCCGCCGCGGTGACGGTGCGGGCGCTTAAGAAGTGGCGGGGCAAACGCCCCGAGTACATTCATCCTTTTCCTTTTTCTCGCGGGTATGTGGCGGATGATCTGCCTGAGCAATTGAAAAAACTGGGAGTGACTAAGCTCATTACCCTCGACAAGAGCGTAGACCAGATGGGGGTCCCATTCCTTCTCCGCTTGGGGGAGGCTTGCGAGACATTGATCATCGACCACCACCGCGTCGTAACCCCTCTCCAAATGCAGGGAGTGATCATCGCCAAACCCGACATCATCTGGGAGACCGAAAGTAGTTCTTTTCCCACCGCGATGTTCGCGTACACGTTGTTTTCCCACTTCATGGATGTGACGGATTCGGATTGGATCGCGTGCATTGGCATTGTTTCCGATGCTGCGTATCCTCGCTGGAAAGATTTCGTTGACGCCTCTTTGATGAGAGGAAATTACCCAGTCATGGATGTTCCTTTTGAGAATGCCTTTGGCCGACTTTCGGGGATGATTTATGCCACGGGCGCCCTGTCTTCCCGACAATTACCCGAGGTGCTTGATCTCCTTATCGAAGCCAATTCTCCCAAGGTCATGCTGGATTCCGGTTTCATGTCTTTGGTGGCCATCATGGAGGAAGAGATGAACTTCTGGTTGGAGCGCCTTCCCAATGAGATGGAATATTTCCCCGAGCTCGAGCTCCATATTGGCAAGGTCAAACCCAGGCACAACATCAAGAGCATCCTCATCAATAAATTGTCTCAGAAGATGCCCAACCAAACCATCCTTCTCCTCGAGGAATTTAAGGATAAGATTCTTATCTCTGGTCGGCGGCAGGACTTCAAGGTTCCCATCAATGTGCTCTTGGAAACCGCGACCCGGGGTTTGCCTGAGGCCAATGGCGGGGGTCATGTTCCCGCGGCCGGAGGCATCATTCGGGCTGAGGATGAGGCGATCTTCATGGAGCGAGTGAAAGCCTTCCTCCGCGCCCATGCCGCGTCGGCCGCTCAGACCTAA
- a CDS encoding Xaa-Pro peptidase family protein, with the protein MRPLPPEWFTQNRVDTVLIRTSEAIQDPLLTGFTNLYPTDFTFFFIQSPQRKHFICGHMEKGAVKKNYRGPLTVIQKKSDWVRALKPFMRGKRVGINLPYLTAAQLANLKKEFPRTRFTDVSGALEETRKIKEKDEQKKLMEGARITQEVLHGMHHVVKTGMKEIELAAEIDHQFHKNGCTNSFSTIVAFGKNSRNIHHYNSSAKLRKGDVILMDAGARYQGYCADLSRTFVFGNATSEQEKWYALCHRALQEGMRAIFPGEKGKKAFAIAEKTLGKKIPHALGHGIGLETHDVPSGIGPSAEWAFEKDMCLAVEPGYYGKTFGIRIEENGMVTREGFKPWSKAPKRLVVW; encoded by the coding sequence ATGCGCCCCCTCCCTCCCGAATGGTTTACCCAAAATCGGGTGGACACTGTACTTATCCGCACCAGCGAGGCGATCCAAGACCCCCTGCTCACCGGGTTTACAAATCTCTATCCCACAGATTTCACTTTCTTTTTCATCCAATCCCCCCAACGAAAACATTTTATCTGCGGCCACATGGAGAAAGGGGCCGTCAAAAAGAATTACCGGGGACCCCTCACGGTGATACAGAAAAAGTCTGATTGGGTCCGCGCGCTTAAACCATTCATGAGAGGGAAGAGAGTAGGAATCAACCTGCCCTATTTAACGGCGGCCCAGCTGGCCAATCTCAAAAAGGAATTTCCGCGCACGCGATTCACGGATGTGAGTGGGGCGCTGGAGGAGACGCGGAAAATAAAGGAAAAGGATGAACAGAAAAAGCTGATGGAGGGCGCGCGCATCACTCAAGAGGTGTTGCATGGCATGCATCATGTGGTAAAAACCGGGATGAAAGAAATAGAACTCGCTGCCGAAATTGACCACCAATTCCACAAGAATGGGTGCACCAATTCCTTTTCCACCATCGTGGCGTTCGGGAAGAATTCAAGGAACATCCACCATTATAATTCGAGCGCCAAATTGAGAAAAGGAGATGTAATCCTGATGGACGCGGGAGCGCGATATCAGGGGTATTGCGCGGACCTCTCGCGCACATTCGTTTTTGGGAACGCCACTTCCGAGCAAGAAAAATGGTATGCATTATGCCATCGCGCGCTCCAGGAAGGAATGCGAGCCATTTTCCCTGGCGAAAAAGGGAAAAAAGCGTTCGCGATCGCGGAAAAAACATTGGGGAAAAAAATCCCGCATGCCTTGGGCCATGGTATCGGATTGGAGACCCATGATGTGCCCAGTGGGATTGGTCCCTCTGCAGAATGGGCATTCGAAAAGGATATGTGCTTGGCGGTGGAACCAGGATATTATGGAAAAACATTCGGGATCCGCATCGAGGAGAATGGGATGGTCACGCGCGAGGGATTCAAACCCTGGAGCAAGGCCCCTAAGCGGCTGGTGGTATGGTGA